The Cannabis sativa cultivar Pink pepper isolate KNU-18-1 unplaced genomic scaffold, ASM2916894v1 Contig3, whole genome shotgun sequence genome window below encodes:
- the LOC133033276 gene encoding uncharacterized protein LOC133033276 encodes MVRNAGFSTFLREDAPYIDAKIVSWLIDHVDPTTSRLEIFGRTIQLSSKLFEDVMGIRDGGEPVATESERDLVEFDVLFKAKDYRYSLTLLENELRETSDSDYLFLIKFLLVCIGTVLLPKNGTEVSTSYMHSLVDIRSIKKKNWATAGYRYLMSSLHRYKTKNTKNVSGCTIFLQLVYLTHVDWTATHVDRTVAPIDFWTTKHCKSVYKWIRDQGGHTSGKVKLTNTYVLLPSFESAAVGQPTNDAIYKAVCELKDEVFRLDLKVSSAKELLLKVLSTYLGKGTMKEVLEIPETSKVQRSLSFNGETEKKDDVGVEEKDGEGTKDQLEEDVDDVESVPSLNLSEEKVVVPTKVVVSDDSFEVMNFWGEDLPAIVKEEVEQTVKDDFDDAAFERFKESGGKVIGPFTVKKGYSNQQYELFRYIFSSANDPSEVLAHFGKVEVERRYFKCMKPETDISNSVIDCFAQIMNFREKKRNGIGSKRTWFMPTRISSKLLGRTMTVERMAKEQEWSTLYYDADLSLCHTMVVPLLDTDSAPHWFAANVSMVNTTVEIRDSLSSAMHKRSRRSTCVEMLQTLDQLFAPVNPGDLNFSEFVIISSSKDYPQQQNGHDCGMFVMKYMESLFEENEILEEFDPIEARLDCVGKIVTHESNKAKHAVMEGVKKQFGLSKTKVLPSTSTTIPLRSPSRSPRDPRFKTNKAVSENMWRQEQVPENTSF; translated from the exons ATGGTGAGAAATGCCGGTTTCTCAACATTTTTAAGGGAGGATGCCCCGTACATAGACGCTAAGATAGTTAGTTGGCTGATCGATCACGTGGATCCAACCACTTCTCGGCTGGAGATATTTGGAAGAACGATCCAACTATCCTCCAAGCTGTTTGAGGATGTCATGGGAATCCGGGATGGCGGAGAACCCGTGGCAACCGAAAGTGAGCGTGACCTGGTTGAGTTTGACGTCCTCTTCAAGGCCAAGGACTATAGGTATTCCCTGACTTTGCTGGAGAATGAGCTCAGGGAAACCAGCGACAGTGACTACCTGTTTCTCATTAAGTTTCTCCTTGTCTGTATTGGAACTGTGTTGCTGCCGAAGAATGGTACCGAGGTCAGCACTAGCTACATGCATTCTTTAGTTGACATAAGGTcaattaagaagaagaattgGGCGACTGCCGGATATCGATATCTAATGAGCTCTCTACACCGGTACAAGACGAAGAACACCAAAAATGTCTCCGGTTGCACGATATTTTTACAG CTTGTATATTTGACGCACGTAGACTGGACTGCTACTCACGTGGACCGAACTGTGGCTCCAATTGACTTTTGGACCACAAAACACTGCAAGTCAGTGTACAAGTGGATTCGAGACCAGGGTGGTCACACAAGTGGAAAG GTGAAGTTGACTAACACGTATGTGTTACTGCCAAGTTTTGAATCCGCTGCAGTTGGGCAACCCACAAATGACGCAATATACAAAGCTGTGTGTGAGTTGAAAGATGAGGTCTTCCGGCTTGATTTGAAGGTGAGCAGCGCAAAAGAGCTGTTACTGAAGGTACTCTCCACTTACCTTGGGAAGGGGACTATGAAAGAAGTGTTGGAGATACCTGAGACGAGCAAAGTTCAGCGCTCGCTTTCGTTCAACGGGGAGACCGAGAAGAAGGATGACGTGGGTGTCGAGGAAAAGGATGGTGAAGGGACGAAGGATCAATTGGAAGAGGATGTTGATGATGTAGAGAGTGTCCCTTCACTTAATCTATCAGAAGAGAAGGTCGTTGTTCCAACTAAGGTGGTTGTTTCTGATGATTCGTTTGAGGTTATGAACTTTTGGGGAGAAGATCTCCCCGCTATTGTAAAAGAGGAAGTTGAGCAGACAGTGAaggatgattttgatgatgCTGCGTTCGAAAGATTCAAAGAATCTGGAGGGAAGGTGATTGGTCCGTTCACTGTGAAGAAGGGTTACTCAAATCAACAGTACGAGTTGTTCCGTTACATTTTCTCTAGCGCCAATGATCCGAG TGAAGTGTTAGCCCATTTTGGGAAGGTTGAGGTCGAGCGGAGGTATTTCAAATGCATGAAACCGGAGACCGATATATCAAACAGT GTCATTGATTGCTTTGCTCAAATCATGAATTTTCGAGAGAAGAAGCGCAACGGCATTGGAAGTAAGAGAACTTGGTTTATGCCCACCAGAATTTCG AGCAAGTTACTTGGAAGAACGATGACTGTGGAGAGGATGGCGAAGGAGCAAGAGTGGTCCACTCTTTATTACGATGCAGATTTGAGTTTATGTCACACT ATGGTGGTACCCCTACTGGATACCGATAGTGCTCCGCACTGGTTTGCGGCGAATGTGAGCATGGTTAATACAACAGTGGAAATTAGGGACTCGTTGTCTTCTGCAATGCATAAGAGGTCACGTCGGAGCACCTGCGTAGAGATG CTCCAGACTTTGGACCAATTGTTTGCCCCTGTCAATCCAGGAGACCTGAATTTCAGCGAGTTTGTAATTATTTCTTCAAGCAAGGACTACCCACAACAACAAAATGGCCACGATTGTGGAATGTTTGTAATGAAGTACATGGAATCACTGTTCGAGGAAAATGAAATATTGGAAGAG TTTGATCCTATTGAAGCCAGACTGGATTGTGTTGGGAAAATTGTCACCCACGAGAGTAACAAGGCTAAACATGCTGTGATGGAGGGAGTTAAGAAGCAATTTGGATTGAGCAAAACCAAAGTTCTTCCATCAACATCTACAACTATACCATTACGTAGTCCATCAAGGTCTCCTCGAGACCCCCGATTCAAGACAAATAAGGCCGTGTCCGAAAACATGTGGAGGCAAGAGCAAGTCCCCGAAAACACGTCATTCTAA